The stretch of DNA GAAAAAAAATGGTTACAAATTTCCAGAGCTAGCAGAAACTATGTTATCCTGTAATATATATCAGCGTAGGAGATCATAGAAATATAGACGAGTCAGAATACACCAGATAAACCAATACACGATAAAATAATGGCAAGTCAAAGAAGAATATGTGTGTCTATATTCTAAAAGCAAATTTGATCTTGAGCGAATAGAGGGAGGTGATTAGAGCATAAACTCTAGCTCCCACTTCTGCGTGTCCTTGTCTTCGCACTTCTGCAGTTTGACTGTCTTACTAGCAGACAGTTTGTCTGCGTCAAGACATGAACCACTACTACGATGCTTCACTCTCTTTTCAGACTTGTCATAATCCCAAAGCATACTACTCGGCATATTTTGACCTACAGGGCATGGTTCGAGTCTCACTGTCGCCCCGGGGCCACCTGCAGAAGATAAGCAGCCCTCCTCCCGTCTCAAAGCACCATCATGGCTCATAGAGAAAACTTCACTAGCGCTTTTGCCTCCCTGGCATGGATAGACACTAACCTCAAAGGTGGTCTTCTCGTCTTTGCCGAGAGTGTCCAGACAGAGATTGGTGGAAGGGTTGCGCAGCTACATGTAAACATGTCCATAATATGAATCAGTGGCATGCAATGTAACTGCGTCTTACCTAAACACTAGAGGACAGCcgttaaaaatcatcaaatagATTAGCTACAACATGTACTATCGTTACCGATGATGCACAACTCACCATCCCATGTCCGATTACATTCTCATCTGGGATGAATTTCTCAGGGTAGACATTTTCAAGGTACCACTTGAAACTCTTGCATTTTAAGTGTTCTCTCAGTTCCACCCTCTCAGTGATGTCTCCAGCATCAACTGACTATAAACATTTCAACACATGAGTTGAAACCGGTGGTATTAACTCATATCTCAGTAGACATGTATAGCAGTAGAGAGAAACTTTCTCATCAACAGTCTCACCAAAATGTGATAAAATATTGTTGTGCCTGACATAGTAAAATAACATAGTAAAAGTTGGCCAAAAGGGCTATTTAATGAGATTTGCTCACCGCCAGGTCATGTCGATGCATATAGAAGAGCCTCTTGTACTCGTCCATCCAGACCTCTGCCAGTCTCTTCGAATTAATGCCATGCGTATCTTTGTTGCCTGGTAACAGTGAGGGATAAAACTATACAAGTCAGAGGGTATGTAGTCGTGAATAGAGTACAAGATAACAAAATATTAGACAACAGAAAATGTGCCGTGATGGGTAAAGCCGACATACCAGGGAATGTGTAAGGATGACTTGACCTGAATATGTGTCCAACTCTTGAGCAAGGAATAAACTCAAGGGAGCCCCCACACATCCAAACCTGCAAGCAGGTAGGTCCACAAGCTACATAGGAAACTCTATGACACCAAAAACGAAGTAACGTTGCATGGCAAGGAAGGCGTAGTGTTAGTATGGTGAGCACTACGTAAAGGAACAGAGCATGGTACATAATGCGTAGAATTTACCCTAAAAGATATTTCTAGATTTTCTCCGCCCCAGACATCCATGCCGGGGTCATAACCTCCTATCTCCCAAAAGTACTTCCTGTCGGCAGCAAACAAACCTCCTGCCATAGTTGGAGATCTACAGAGACCAGCATCATCATAACAGGTGATTATCACAGTATCTCATTTAGCAAAATCAACGAATGTCGGAAAAAGTTGAAATGATAGGAATGCAAGTGCGAACGAGCAAAAACTGGCACCTGGCATCAAACAGAAGACAACCCTTCATCCCTGGCACAGCAAAGTATATATCTAGCGTGCACCTAGTTACAACTAGCTGCTGCAAACAACTACCACATCCAGCTACTACTACCAGCTACCACAAACAGCTGCCACAAACAGCTTCCACAACCAGCTCCCACATCTAGCTACCACTAGTTCTGGGATgatattacgatatttcggTATACCGTCGATACCACTTTCTGATACCGACCGTACCAAGTGATTTCTgcccatatcgaaatatcggataTCATCGATATTTGACGATATCGacgataatatatatattctactCGATTTGATACCCGATTCTTCAAAGAATTATACTGGTACATGGATTAATTAAGAAGTTGTTCTCCCGTGGCAGCTTTTACTGacagaaaagacaactccaaataacatacccgatatttcgatatattGGTGGTTGGCTACACCATCATATCGAAACAAATTTTTGATATCATCCCAGCACCAGCTACCACAACCAGCTACCCCGAACTGCCACAAGCAACTGCCCAACTAACCTAATGTAGTCTGCCTTGGACTCGCGCCTTTTCATTTCCCTGTCAAATGTTTGATGCCAGGTGAAGTGAAGACTCCACGTAAAGCCCCCAACAGCCTCACCACCATTTAATGAATAAAACAACGTCTTGTCATCAATGGCATCGATCATAGGACAAAGTATAGCCGAGCGTTTCTCCTTAATCCTCGCAAGTAAAGGCTCAATCCTGCAAGCACATGGGGACATGACACAGCACTAAGGCTAAGGTTTCATTTTTATGTCCTCTCATCGCGGCCCACGACGATCCGGAAGCTTAGCGCGAGATTTGTCGAGTTGGAAAGCCTACTATGCGCAGTTTTAGAGACACCGTAATAATGCTTTTATAAAAACAAGCCAAATCGCACAAGTTTTGTAGTGATTTTCCAGCAACGTTGGCATATTTGAGCATGGGTTGCGACTCTGATCGACAAAGGGGCGGGGAAATGCACAGGCTAAATCACCTTATGTAGTCTGTGATGGAAGTACGGCGCGCCCGTTCCTCCGGAGGCATTGGACGCCAGGAAAAATGTAGGGACCACCAGAAGCCACCCCGTGCCTCCATACCTATGTAGCCATAGTGCAAAGACTGGTCACTAATCACATCTATCATTGGACATAGAATCGCTGACCGTTTCTCCTTTATACGAGCAAGTAGTGGTTCCAACCTGACAATTGAAGAATGCATTAGACCATGCTTAGGGAGTGCATAGAAATTTCAAAgtctttcataataataaaaatgccaaataaatatacatacaacaGCGAATCGTATGTGATTATGCATGATATCCTGTTATGCGCCATCACATGCTACCACATCAAGCAGCATACCAGAATACATGACCATGGAAAATGGCAGATTACAGTGCTTGCTATACAAAGTATTGTCACACAGTGTCAAGTAGAGTACCTTCACACAATGCCAAATAAAGTATTGTTATATACACTGATGTTGCATGCTACGAAATTTCATCGTATTTTTCATCGTAGCATATAAATGGTTTCAAACGTCGCATACTTAATTCTTTgaagcgattcaaacctccgATTCAAGGGAGCGTATTTTTGAATTGCAGTATTGCAGTAAATTGTAGTATTGCATAAATCTTTCCGGTCGAATTTTCATCGTAGTCAGTGGTGAAGTCCTTACAGCATCCCTACGCAGCTATGTTTTCAACgcacatgttttaaaaatatttaaacacatgtattttaaaatggcaaaacacgtaaatatttcataaattttaaaacacaatattttaaaatttcaaaatgtgtGGGAAATTTTAGGTGAAATTTTTTAGGTTATTTGTGGTGAACGCTTTGTTCTCAGACGAGTTAGTTATCACAATGCTCAACCTAGTTGTCACgttaaacattttttcaaaaatagatGGCGGAAGGGACAAGAATACGACTATGTACAACCAACTGGCAAATGTCGTAAATAAGCATTGTAAATTAGAAGAGGACGATTGACATTTGGCCTTGGAAGCATTTAAATAGTGTCAGCCGCGATATAAAATATGCGCCCCGTTGTAGCTAAAAGCGCAACAGGGTAATATAGAAAATGTGGAGTTGTGCGCCAATTTCTTTGTAGCACGTAAACTCGTCAGCTATGAATAATGTAACTATGCCCTTCTTATTCCTACGATTaaaaccacaacttcgaagctcaaaaGTTCGAAAAATGTAACACTAGAGATAGTGTCAAAGAGAGTACTTTCACAAAATACCAGATAGAGTATTGTTATATGCCAGCACTCATCAGGTCATTATAGatgtttgttttttgtgttcATAATTTCTCCTTTCAAAGCTAAATTGACTCCACATTCATGGCTGCCAGGAAAATTACTTAAACTGGGAATGATCAGCCGCGAAAAGATGAACACAAACTTTAGAGCTATCCATAGAAACACTCCTCAGCTTTTACACAGGACAATAAACAAAGATAATGATAATTCTCACAATATTACAAACTCGGGTTCCATTTTTCAAAATAGCCGATCAAGTGCAAATGGCTCCTGTATAAACCTTCCTAAAGCATACAGCTGCAATAAAAATACTTGCTAATAAATTCAACAACATTGAAGTAGTGTGATTATACGTTGAACTGTAGATAGCCCAAGCTGGTACAAACATATAACCGCATAAAGATGAATGGTGCTCACAGCGACTCACAGTTTTTACCTGcaccttttcataaaaaataaaaacttccaTCTGAAAGATTTTGTCGGGATATTAATAATTATGAAGTGCTAAGAAATAGTTTCTGTCACGTGAATTCACAAAGAAACAGTTGTTGCTAATTCGAAAGTGCTAGAAAATACTCAGTACTAGCTGAGCGGTTCAAGCAAGCACTTTTTGCTATCTGAAGTATTAGTAAGTATTTATTCCCCTCTGTAAGTGAAAGATCATCTTACCATCCCTCGCCAGCCTCGCAGTGAGAATCCAGAAATATAAGAACATCTCCTGTGGCTGCCTCAGCTCCAGCGATTCTTGCTCGAATAAGTCCACTCCTAGCCTTAGTTCTTACATATTTAACTACTCCATCTGGCCACTCACTCTTCACATATTCCTTCACTCTTTCACATTCTTCTTTACAGCCGAGTTCCTCTGCAAGAATATACCGCCTCAGTCTCAATGCTTGGCATTGTAATCAGCTTTTCAGATAAAAACTGTTAGCATAATTCCGAAGGAGCTAGGAATTTCCAAGGAGCTAGGAATTTCCAAGGAGCTTTTATAAACAGacttaaataggtttataagGAAAATTTACATGCTCGGTGTAAGTGCCATAGTCGTGAAAACCTCACCTCTGTCACTAAAATCATCCAGTAAGACAACCTCATGAAGATGTTCTGGAGGAGACCTGTTAACCACACTGTGTACAGTTCTCATCAACGCTGACCATGCTTCATTGTGAAATATAATAACAACACTTGCAGTGGGCAAATCTTTGGGATAGGTCAACTTTTTGCATCTACAAAAACTCAGCCATTAAAGCAAAGTGCTTATGATAAATAACTATTGTTAACAAGTTGCAATGCACGACAAAAATAGGTAACTAAGTAGTGTCCTATTAATAGGCAATCTATGATTTGACatagcaaataatatattttttaatgttgttAAAGTGCACctcaattacaataaaaatcatCCTTGCAAATAAAAACGCTTGTGAGGTCTGGGACCCTTTTTTAGTCAAACACATATCTCAAATTGAATTTATACAAAGAAGAGccgtgagatttatatgtaatttgaaaggagTTGCTAGCGTAACGGAAGCTCGAGAGAATATCCAGTTGGAAGTTTTAGAGATCAGAAGAAAACGAGCAAGACTCaaccttttaataaacattttatctaataGCACACACTCAGCgctaattgaaagttttaattttttaatgtcccAACCACACCAGTATGACACCAGATCATCTCGGTCTAACGCTCCAAAGGCAATCGCCTGCAACACAAACACATATTTTAACAGCTTCATTCCACGAACTTCTCGGGATATTAGATTGGGAGATCATTAGAACaggaaagttttattaattgatgttttaaattcacttgttcaaatagataaatttttattcttatacaATCTATGCAAACGGTCTCCACTTCCTCCTTTTGAGGTCTCGAGACTCTTTTTAATCAGAATCAGAATCAGAATCCGAAGCAGTCATAAAAAATCAATTATGCATTTTTATCATAGTTTGTAGTTTCATAATTCGCACATTTCCAACTACAGGCATAGTAAACTAAGATGCATAATGCAGTTTGTCATAGTTACAGTAAGACAAAACGTTGTATCCAAAGTTCAGCACCCATATCAATCAACTTCAGTTTTAGACTGCAATTTTTCTATTACAATGCAGAAATTATTTAACATCAACCCATTTAGAATGCAATCGCTCAAGTTTTGTAAACAAATTATGATCAAATTAAAAGCTGATGGCTTAATTTGTTCTGTAAAAACTTACGCAGGATCGCGAATATCGGACAGAGTTCTGTTAAGTGCTATTCGATTGCTTGCAATAATATTGAATGCTTCTTTTTTGAATAAACTGTCTGCCAGCGCTTTGTCTTTTCCGGTTAGCGTCACTGCACCACCGCGCTCTCCAGGTGATCCAACATTCACCTGATTTCTTAGTTCATATCTTTTATATCTATAGGCATCTTTTGTTTTGCCTTCTGAATGATGTTGACTATTTTCATGAGGCTTCATTCCTTGGTCATCATTGTTAATTTCCATCAACGAAGTATACCAAACTCTATAAACGGTCAAGATCAAAAGGCAACACCCTGCCAAATGAGTGTTGGTCCAGCCTTTTCTTCTTAGCCATTTAGGTATCATgcctaaaaatatatatgattTGGAAGTCGTCTAAGAAGAAAACTACTCTGAGCCTACTGTCTAGCTAAAAATCATGTTTGAGCGTTACACCCATAAACCGTGGACAATGTCGCTGGGTAATAAAAAGCGTAATCGCACAGTGGCtccatttattttttattggtaTTTCTTCGGCTCACTAACATTCgctataaatatttgtatgagCTTCTATCATTAGCCTATTACTTTAGCGTAAGATTACGTAGTAGTTTCTTGAacccgtttttatttaattttgttaagTTCTAAGGCATTATTTCGTGCTTGCTCATATTCCTCGTTGACTGAAGATTTGTCTGCTAGTACGACTTGAAGATCGGATTCGTGGAAATATTGTTACGGTAGATGGTAAGACGACTCATCATCAGAGTTAACTGGCAAAACAAAAGCCAACGGTTTATTGAGGGATTGTCAGTACGTGAGTTTCGGCATTCCGTATCTATTGGAGAGAGGCAAGTTCTCCCTAATCTCGGTGTGTACAATTGTAAGTTACCGTAGCCCCTGAGTAGTATAAGATCAAAGTTATGTGTCAGTTCTTTTATGTATAATATGCCAATGGCATTTCATTATACAATATTGTTCTCACAAATCAGCTTAATCTTATCCACATGAAGAACTGCGTGTCATCACAAGTATTCTGTTTGGAAAAAAAAGTCATGCAGGTTTTTGATCGGTATCGGTATCGGTATAAATAGATCCTGCagatattcatatgaatatattGTGCAGGCCTCAAGTTTGTACAATCAAAAGTATAGACTAAAATTAcaacctcaaaaacaaaaaaataaaaaaagcttATTGTATGAAATGGTTAAACGATAAAGGAAAGAATGAACGGTTAATACattgagttttttttatttgatgttTATTCTGTTGCGTATATAATGAATTTTAGTTATAGTGATGTTGTGGATTTTGTGACTTTTCGGACATTCTCTGGAATTTGatttgtatgttttatttttaacacctCGTAGTGATTCAACATTGCATCAAAAGCAccaacttttaatatttttgtggtGGAAGTAATCCATTACATTTACATATCAGTTTTTTAAGTCACACAAAAGGCACATCCAAGTTCGAATCCATGACTAGTTGCCCCAGATCTAACTCTGCCTTGTCCATTCGCCCTAAATTAGACCATTCACCCTAAGTCAACTTTAGTCCAATTGCCTCGAGGTTTATACTTGTATTCAAAAGTTTAGAAAACAGTACTGTTCATTTaaggttttaaattttatttagctGATTTTAAGATAATTTTTTAACTATTGAAAGCGGCATTAATTTCTAGCAAAGTCACTGAAGAATGTTACAGTGCAAAACAAACATACTACAATTCAAGTAAAATGTTGCTAGTTCGTATAGCTTTTTGTTGATAGTTACTAATATCATTATtggattttatattattatatgtaccTCACCTTAGACTGAATTTTCTTAATCAATGTAGATATCTCAAGCTCAGTGGTCTTGTGGAGACCACACACGCAATCAGATACTAACATAATTCGTAACTTTACATCAagctttaatattattattacatgaatataatttacattgtattacattaatttaacatttttgGTATGTGGGTGATAACTTTTACCAATACACTACTGCTGACACTATCAATCATGGTAcatcaaaatataaataaaaaggaGACTACGTTATAAGACAattcataaaataatttacatgCATATTATCATAGCATCATCAGCCGGTTACCTTCCTGTTAGCCACACTTCTATCTTTTATGATTGAAGCATCTTAAGGGTGGCTCGCTCTGGGGCAACTGGGCTGGTTTATTTTGATTAATCAAGTCATACTGCGTTTTGTTCTAAACTGATATCATACTCTTTTAGTGTCATTCATAAATAAAAGTCtgaattatatgtaaaataactaaaaaacGATTTACTCTATAACATCTCAAAATTTATTCAATGGTATATTAAGGTTCATTTTATGGTATCACCGAGTTCATTCTATGGTATCACTGAGTTCATTCTATGGTATCACTTAGTTCATTCTATGGTATCACTGAGCTCATTCTATGGTATCACTGAGTTCATTTTATGGTATCACTTAGTTCATTCTATGGTATCACTGAGTTCATTCTATGGTATCACTGAGTTCATTCTATGGTATCACTGAGTTCATTCTATGGTATCACTAAGTTCATTCTATGGTATCACTGAGTTCATTCTATGGTATCACTTAGTTCATTCTATGGTATCACTGAGTTCATTCTATGGTATCACTGAGTTCATTCTATGGTATCACTGAGTTCATTCTATGGTATCACTGAGTTCATTCTATTGTATCACTGAGTTCATTCTATGGTATCACTTAGTTCATTCTATGGTATCACTTAGTTCATTCTATGGTATCACTGAGTTCATTCTATGGTATCACTGAGTTCGTTTCGTGGCATAGTGAGCTTCTACCAAGAGCCGCCCTTCATTGCGTTTAGTTCTTGAATATGATTTAATATATAGTCGGTTGGTTTTAATTCGTCTATTGAGGCATGTTATGTAATATGTACgttatgtaatatgtatgttatgtaatatgtatgttatgtaatatttcatatttattgatACATTATTTGTTACAGTTGTTGAATTATTTAGTTTTGTGTGTTTGTTATTTTGAAAACGTCATGTCATTAACTGTAGCAGATGAACAACAAAAGGATAATTGTTTATGAATGAATAAAAGCAGGAAATAACCTGGAAATATTCTCTCATAGTTTTTACACAGACATCaacttatgatcacctctacATGTGAATTCTTTGACATTTTTGTCACTAGTTGTCATTTCTCAAAACAGTTTTGTGAGTAAACCAGTACGCTGGCAGTCAAgatgcaccatgagagatcgtcaggtgtaataactatgtatacaaTCATTCTTTAATTCAGCGAGGGGGTCAAGTGGTGCAGTGGTAGTCAAGCCTGGCCACAAAATGGAATATTTGTGATAAAGTCCCGTGagaggcaatcttttttctgaAAGATTTTAGCCTGGCTTCAGACGGATAAAGcagtttttattatagcaaagttgAAGATAGTGAAAAGTGTAGAgtaagttacatgtacatggcGTAGTTTTATTACTTACTTTTACTTACCTACATACTTACACATTGCCAAGCCTACACTTCCATTCATGCGTTTCCAAACTAAAGTAGCAATAAAACCGTTTCACTGATcattactgtattaatctagTTTTGACACC from Watersipora subatra chromosome 2, tzWatSuba1.1, whole genome shotgun sequence encodes:
- the LOC137388755 gene encoding probable N-acetylgalactosaminyltransferase 9 isoform X2, whose translation is MIPKWLRRKGWTNTHLAGCCLLILTVYRVWYTSLMEINNDDQGMKPHENSQHHSEGKTKDAYRYKRYELRNQVNVGSPGERGGAVTLTGKDKALADSLFKKEAFNIIASNRIALNRTLSDIRDPACKKLTYPKDLPTASVVIIFHNEAWSALMRTVHSVVNRSPPEHLHEVVLLDDFSDREELGCKEECERVKEYVKSEWPDGVVKYVRTKARSGLIRARIAGAEAATGDVLIFLDSHCEAGEGWIEPLLARIKEKRSAILCPMIDAIDDKTLFYSLNGGEAVGGFTWSLHFTWHQTFDREMKRRESKADYIRSPTMAGGLFAADRKYFWEIGGYDPGMDVWGGENLEISFRVWMCGGSLEFIPCSRVGHIFRSSHPYTFPGNKDTHGINSKRLAEVWMDEYKRLFYMHRHDLASVDAGDITERVELREHLKCKSFKWYLENVYPEKFIPDENVIGHGMLRNPSTNLCLDTLGKDEKTTFEVSVYPCQGGKSASEVFSMSHDGALRREEGCLSSAGGPGATVRLEPCPVGQNMPSSMLWDYDKSEKRVKHRSSGSCLDADKLSASKTVKLQKCEDKDTQKWELEFML
- the LOC137388755 gene encoding probable N-acetylgalactosaminyltransferase 9 isoform X1; its protein translation is MIPKWLRRKGWTNTHLAGCCLLILTVYRVWYTSLMEINNDDQGMKPHENSQHHSEGKTKDAYRYKRYELRNQVNVGSPGERGGAVTLTGKDKALADSLFKKEAFNIIASNRIALNRTLSDIRDPACKKLTYPKDLPTASVVIIFHNEAWSALMRTVHSVVNRSPPEHLHEVVLLDDFSDREELGCKEECERVKEYVKSEWPDGVVKYVRTKARSGLIRARIAGAEAATGDVLIFLDSHCEAGEGWLEPLLARIKEKRSAILCPMIDVISDQSLHYGYIGMEARGGFWWSLHFSWRPMPPEERARRTSITDYIRSPTMAGGLFAADRKYFWEIGGYDPGMDVWGGENLEISFRVWMCGGSLEFIPCSRVGHIFRSSHPYTFPGNKDTHGINSKRLAEVWMDEYKRLFYMHRHDLASVDAGDITERVELREHLKCKSFKWYLENVYPEKFIPDENVIGHGMLRNPSTNLCLDTLGKDEKTTFEVSVYPCQGGKSASEVFSMSHDGALRREEGCLSSAGGPGATVRLEPCPVGQNMPSSMLWDYDKSEKRVKHRSSGSCLDADKLSASKTVKLQKCEDKDTQKWELEFML